The region GACTTGTTTTTGATGAATTTTTGTTTTTACAACTTGGCCTACTGAAGCGTCGATTAGAACTCGGAAAATGTAAAGCCCCTTCGTTATTTATTAACAAGGAAAGAGAGGGTTTTACAGAGCAGTTTTTAAAACTCCTTCCTTTTGCATTGACTAATTCTCAGCAACAAGTTTTGACACAGATTGAATCCGACATTGCTATGTCTAAGCCTATGTCTAGATTAGTTCAAGGTGATGTGGGATGTGGTAAGACTGTTGTTGCAATAGCTGCACTTTTGAGAGCAGTTGAGTCAGGTTGGCAAGGTGCATTCATGGCTCCCACTGAGGTCCTTGCTCAACAGCATTATTTAACACTTTGCAAGTGGCTACCTCAACTACATGTCACTGTTGAATTGCTTACAGGTTCTACTGCTGCAAAGGAAAGAAAACGAATTTTTGCTGATCTTTCTAACGGGAATTTGAAAATAATTGTTGGAACACATGCCCTTATTGAAGAATCTGTTTCATTTCGCCGTCTGGGTTTAGTAGTTGTTGATGAACAACATCGGTTTGGTGTTAATCAGAGAAACTTATTGCTGAATAAAGGTCTTCACCCTCACCTTTTAACTATGACCGCGACTCCTATTCCAAGGACCTTAGCCCTTTCTATACATGGTGATTTAGACGTGAGTCAAATTAATGAATTGCCTCCAGGGAGGACTCCCATAGAAACACAACTTATGCCAAGTTCTGAAAGGTATCAAGCATATGAAGCTATTAAGGAACAACTTGATATTGGGAGTCAGGCCTATGTAGTTCTTCCTTTAGTTGATGAATCAGAAAAATTAGAATTACGTTCAGCAATAGACGTATACCATGAATTATCCTCAGAAATATTGAGCGAATATAAAGTAGGTTTATTACATGGACGTATGCATAGCAGTGAGAAAAAGGGCATTATTAATAAATTTGTAAATAAGGAAATAGAAGTACTTGTTTCAACGACTGTAGTTGAGGTTGGGGTAGATGTCCCTGAAGCTACGATGATGGTAATTGATCATGCCGATAGATTTGGATTAGCCCAATTACATCAATTGCGCGGACGAGTGGGTAGAGGAACTAAAGATTCTAAATGTATACTCATTGACACAGCTAAATCATTGGCTTCTAAAAATAGACTTGAAGTATTGGTTAATTCACATGATGGTTTTGAAATATCTGAAATTGATCTTCGTTTACGAGGACCTGGACAAGTTTTAGGAACAAGACAGTCGGGTCTCCCTGATTTTGCTTTGGCTAATTTAGTTAATGATGAAACAATTCTGGAATCTGCTAGAGAAGAAGCAGAAAAAATCTTGAAGAGTGATCCTGATTTGATTCAAAACAAGTTGTTGAAAATAATGTTAGATGACTATTGGAATAGATTGGTTACTAAAACACAACTTAATTAAATAATTTTCTATCATTAAATTTACTAATCATATAATCAAGTACACAAGTAAATTCCTTTGATTAGGTAAATTATTTTTCATGTATTTGCAGTGTTGAGACCTTGGAACAAGATACCTATTCTCCATTCAAAGGAGCCTTTGATTTGCTTGCCTGAGGAACTCTATTGTTTGAAGCCCCATGCTTATCAGTCACTAGGAGCCCCTTATGGTGATTTAGCCTCTCCTTGGATGTTAAGACAAGATGTTATACGTCGTTTATTAATTGCCCAAGGTTATCTCCAGAAGATTGAACCACAGTTTTGCCTAGCTTTATTTGATTGTTGGCGACCAATCAGGGTTCAGAAGTTCATGTATGAATACGCAATAAACCAGGAATGTATTTCAAGAGGTATAGATAGATTTGAAAGTGCAGGCTCTTCTGAATTAAAGGATGTAATTGAATCTGTTGCTACCTTTTGGGCCTTGCCAAGCTTAGACAAGTCAATGCCTCCACCTCATAGTACGGGAGGCGCTGTAGATCTTACCATTGCTACTAAAGATGGTGTGTCCCTAGAGATGGGAGGGCAGATTGATTGTATGGGACCAATATCACGTCCAGATTATTATTTTGAAGCTGCACATTCTAATCGTGATTCTTCAGCTCATTTGTGGCATTCAAGGAGAATGATCCTTTTAGATGTAATGAAACGTTCTGGATTTGTTCAACATCCTCATGAGTGGTGGCATTTCAGTTACGGTGATCAGCTTTGGGCTTGGTCTAATAATTCTCAAGCAGGGTTTTATGGAGCTGTAGATGAATCTGATAGCAAATCCATTATTAACTGATCAGACAATGATGAAATATAATCTCCAAAACTAGTTTCAAGAGAATTCTGCTTCCAGTTAATGAATAATGGTTCAAGTGTTGCCTCTAATTTATCTATATGCATTTTCTGAAGATATGGCTTTGCCAATCTTTGCAGGTTAGGACTCCCCCCTAGCCACAATTGATATTGATTAACTCCACTACCTACTAAGGCCAATTCAGCCATGTAAGGTCTTGCACATCCATTTGGACAACCTGTCATTCTTAACAAAATTGATTTTTGGATTTTTAGCTTTTTTAATTGAATATCAATACGGTTAATTAGTTCAGGAAGGAATCGCTCGGCTTCTGTAATAGCTAATCCACATAAAGGTAATGCCGGACAAGCTATAGCATGTCTAGATATATCATTCATAGAGGATGGGGCAGGTATGTTTATGCCTGCTAATTCTTTTTTGATTGACGAAACTTGATAGTTTCCAATATTGCAAAGTAATAGGTCTTGATTTGGAGTTAACCTAATTTCAAGTTGATATTTTTCAACAACACATCTTATTATCTCCTTAATATCTCCACTAAGTCGGCCTGATATTAGTGGTATACCTACAAAGTAAAGTCCTTTGCTTTGTTTGTTCCATCCCAAGTAATCTTTAAGTCTTGTAGTGGGTTCTGGATGAATCTCTTGCAATCCTTTAAAAAAGTATTTACTTATAAGCTTATTTTTAAACCATTTAAGACCTTTGTTATGAAGTAAATATTTCATCCTTGCATTCTTCCTAAGTTTCCTGTTGCCGAAATCTCGTTGAAGAGTGAGTATTGACTGAACTAAGCTCAGTACATCTTTAGCATCTATATAACCAAGTGGATCAGCAATACGTGCAAAGGTTGTTTCAGTATTATGTATTCTCCCCATACCTCCCCCTACATAGACATTACAACCTTTTAATTCACCATTGTTTTTTGTAAAAGCTACTAAACCAATATCATGAGTTAACAGATCAACCGAGTTGTCTCCAGGGACAGTAACTGCACATTTAAATTTGCGAGGTAAGTATGTTGACCCATAAAGTGGCTCTTGTGAGTCACCACTAAATAAACCTTTAGAAAATTGTTGTTTCCTTGTATCTTGAACTTTTTTTGAGGGGCAAATTTTATAAGTTAAATCACCATCAGCCCAAAGCTCTAGATAAGTACCTTCAGCTGTTAAAGGTATTAGCAAATCAGCGATTTCATTTGCTAATTTGCGAGCAGCTGGGTATCCACCCTTGTTATAAGGTGCTGCAGGTGCCATAACATTTCTATTAATGTCACCGCATGCAGCAAGTGTCGAGCCCATTGATTTTACAATTGTACTTATAACTTCTTTAAGATTTTCTTTTCGTATACCGTGCATTTGAAAGGCTTGCCTTGTTGTAGCTCTAAGTGTTTTGTTCCCAAATCGATTAGATAAATCATCTAATGCAACAAACAATTCGGCGGGAATATATCCACCTGGACTGCGAAGGCGAAGCATCATTTGCCAGTCTTTATCTAAACCCTTTTTTCGATTCTCTCGATTGTCTTGCTGATAACTACCGTGAAATTTCAGTAGCTGAACAGCGTCGTTTGAAAAATGATTGGATTCGTTTTTTAATTCTGAGGCCAGAGGTTCTTTTAAATAGTTGCTGTCTGCCTTAAACTGCTCAAACTTGGACCGATCTTGACCATTAGCAATACATGGGAACAACTCTGGATCCTTTATATCTTCAGATTGGATGTTTTCTGTTGTCACGAATTGGGTTTTTTGACCAAATTACTTAAAACAATCATACTTTTTAATTGTATCTTCAATAAAGTGTTATTGAATATTTAGTATTTTTGTGTCTAACTTCTTACTTGAGATTGGCACTGAGGAACTCCCTGCAGATTTTGCCAGACTGGCAATTTCTCAACTTGAAGAATTAGTCCAAAATGATCTTAAGCAAAATCGAATTCAGTATGAATTGATTCGATGTTCTAGTACACCAAGACGGATTTTTGTAATTGTAAATAATTTGGCAAGTTCTTCAGATGATTTTGTAGAAGAACGAAAGGGGCCTCCAGCAACAAAAGCTTTTAAGAATGGATGCCCAACACCTGCAGCTGAAGGTTTTGCAAAACGCTATGGTCTTTTAGTTGAAGACTTAGAAATAAGGGAAACAGTTAAAGGACCATTCGTTTTTGGGAAGGTTGTTGAAAAAGGAGGACCTTCTAAAGATCTGCTTGTTGATTTGATTCCTAACTGGATCAATAGTATTCAAGGTAAACGTTTTATGCGTTGGGGAAGTGGAGATAGTAGGTTTTCTCGCCCAGTTAGGTGGCTGGTTGCATTATTAGATGACAATGAGATAAAAGTAAAACTTCCAGATACCGATCCTGAGATATTGTCTGGCCGTTTAAGTAGAGGACATCGTCTTGTTAGTAATGAAATTTTGATTGAATCTTCTGGCGAATATTTTGAAATTTTGCGAGGAGCTGGTGTAATAGTAGATAGAGAAGAACGATTGGATTTAATCAAGTCTTTAGTTGAAAAGTCTTCGCTTGAAGTTAATGCAACAGCTGATTTAACTAGCAAATTGCTCAATGAATTGACTGATTTGGTTGAATTACCATATTTGATTCGTGGAGAATTCAATGAGTCATTTCTTGAACTCCCAGCAGAAGTTTTAAGCACTGTTATGCAGGTTCATCAACGATATATTCCTCTCTATAAAAATGATGATGAAGTTGACCCACTTGCTCTTGAAGCCAAAGGCATATTGACACCCTTTTTTCTTTGTATTTGTAATGGCTTGCCGCAATCTAAGGATCTTATTAAAGAAGGTAATGAACGAGTTTTAAAAGCTAGATTTGCTGATGCAAAATTTTTCATAAACGCAGATCGAGGTTTGTCTAGCACCTCCCGTACAGATCAATTGAAAAATGTAACTTTTGCAGATGGACTTGGTTCTTTGTATGACCGTGTAAAAAGAATTGAGTGGCTGGCAGAACTTTTTATTAAAACTGTAAATTTCCCCGAAGGTAATTCTAATTTTCTAAGAAAAGCGTCTTCGCTTTGTAAGCATGATCTTGTAAGTCATATGGTTGGAGAGTTCCCAGAGCTTCAGGGAATAATTGGGGCTAAATATCTTCTTGCTGAAGGTGAATCACGAGAAGTTGCTTTGGCTGTGCTAGAGCAGTATTTACCACGTGGATATGCAGACAAGTTGCCAGAATCTTTTGTGGGTTCAGCACTTGCTTTAATCGAACGAATAGAGCTTCTGTTAAGCATATATTCTAAAGGAGAAAGACCTAGTGGATCTTCAGACCCTTATGCTTTGAGGAGAGCAGGGAATGGGGTTTTGCAAATTATTTGGAACAAAGAATGGAAAATAAATTTATTGGAATTGCTTACTATTTCTTCTTCTTATTGGCTTAAGTTGTTTCCTTCTTTCAAGGTTGATGAGGAAAATTTGCTTAGCGATCTTTTGGATTTCTTTCATCAAAGGATAGTTAGCCTTCTAGAGGAATCTTCTATTGATGTAGATATTATTCAAGCTGTTGCAGGAGAGACAATCCCTCATGAACGTCTACTTGCTGACCCTACTGATGTTTTTGAACGTGTAACCTTGTTGCAACAAATGAGAACATCAAAGAAACTATCAGCTGTGCAATCAGTTGTTAATAGAGCTTCTAAATTAGCTGAGAAAGGCACTTTGAACACAGATGTCCTTAGTGCTTCTAATGTGGTAGATCCAAGTTTGTTTGAGAGTCAAAGTGAGAACTCTATGTTGGAGGTTATTAATTCTCTTGAACCAATCGCAATTAGTAATTCACCAGACCGCTATATGAAATTAGCCGAGGGTTTAGCCTTTGGATCCAAAGCATTGGCTGAGTTTTTTGATGGTGAACAGAGTGTCATGGTTATGACTACAAACAAAAGCATCCGAGAAAATAGATTAAACTTATTGTCGGTACTAAGGAATCAAGCTCAGTTAATTGCAGACTTTAATTTAATAACCCATTAACTACTTATTTTATTTTACTTTCTTTTTTCCTACTTTTATACCGCCTTTAATTGTGCTAACGGCTAGCATTTTGTTTACTTCTTCATCCCCTCTTACAGTGCTTGGCACAGGCTTATAACTCTTCGGCGCCAGGGCACGGCCTCTTAAGACAGATCCTAGAGTCATGAATGTTAGCTTTAATTGTTGTAATGGTTTCATGGCTACTACAGTTTTGTATAGATAGCTATCAAACGTAAGTCGTTGTACATCTATATCATCACACATTTCTACAAACGCTTCACGCGCTCCATCGTTGGAATAAAAGATATTCTGTAGTATTTCTAGTACTTTGTACGTTGCGCCATATTTTTTATCCCATTTTTTTATATATTTTTTCAGATCATCTTCGGTAGGAATTTTACTTCCACCTTGACTGGCACTTACTATTTCTTCTGCACACATCCTGCCACTTTTGGCAGCGAAATATATACCTTCTCCTGAGCTCTTAGTTACATACCCCGCGGCATCACCAACTAAGGCCATCCTTCCAACCACACGTCTTGGCCTTGGGTGTTCAGGGATTGGATGCGCTTCTACTTTTATCACTTCTCCATTTACTAGTCTTTTTTGTGCACGTTCTCTTACCCCTTCTTGTAGGTCTTTAATAAGAGCTTGGTTTTTTTGCATTGTGCCTGTTCCTACTGCTACATGGTCGAATTTAGGGAATACCCAACCATAGAAATCAGGGGAGACATCAGTGCCTACATACATTTCAGCCAGATCTTCGTAATAAGACATCTCTTTTTCTGGTAGCTTAATTCTCTCTTGAAAAGCAATGGCTACGTTGTAATCACCTGCATCCATTGCTTTTGCTACTCGACTATTGGCACCATCAGCACCAACGATCAAGTCAACTTCTAATGTTTTGGCTTCACCCTTTGCATCTCCACTGGAATAATCTGAGTAATTGAGAGTATATGGCCCTTGTCGATTAGTACCAGTTTCAATTTTTGTCACTAGTCCATTTACAAGAATTGCTCCTAATTCAGCAGCACGATTCCTCATAAATGCATCCATGACTTCTCTTCTACACATTCCTATGTATTCGTTTTCTGTTTCTCCATAAACTTTGTCCAGACTAATATCTACTTCTCTATTGGAAGGTGAAATCATTCGCATGTTTCTGACTTTTCTATCAATTATTGAATCAGGAAGCTCAAACTCTGAAACCATGCATAACGGAATTGCTCCACCACATGGTTTTGCATTGTCTAGCTTTCTTTCGAAAATCCATGTTTTAATACCTGCCTTGGCAAGGATTTCAGCTGTACAGGAACCACTTGGGCCTCCTCCGATTACTGCAACACGCAACATCTTTAGTTCAATTTTTTATATTCTTATTTTAAAACCTACATCAATAAGAATTACTCTATGAAGTAGTTAGCTAAGACCGTTACGATCGAAACAAGTTTCAGTGTTATTTCTATGAGTGGTGGAGAAAGCTCTGGAAGTAATAATAGTAGTGAGATCCCTCTCGCAAGAAGGTTTAAGCCTGTAAGGGGGGTGTCGTCAGCAAGATATAGATACTTGATGTTCGGATCGATTTTCTTAACTTTATTTTCAGTTTTTATTACTATTAAACTAAAGCCTGTTGTGAAAAACTCAGCAGTTCTAACGGAGGGGCAAGCAAATAATAATCTTTCACAAGAAGAACTTTTGTTAGGACACTTCCCTTATCCTGAAGCTCTTATAACTGACTTAATTGCTGTTTATCCTGGGCTTAAGGTTCATAAAGATACATATTCAGCATTGAAAAAAATGAGGGCTGCTGCAGCTGCTGATGGGATTTATTTGACTGCATTAAGTGGTTTTCGCTCAATAGATTTGCAAAGAGAGATTTTTTATGAAAATAAATCTATACGAAATCAAATTGCTATTGAGAGGGCAAAGGTTTCAGCTCCTCCAGGTTATTCAGAGCACAGCACAGGTTATGCAATTGACCTTGGAGATGGGGATATGCGAGAGACTGATTTTGAGGTCAGTTTTGAAGAAACCCCTGCTTTTTCTTGGCTACAAAGGAATGCTGCGAAATATCACTTTGTTCTTTCTTTTCCTAAAGGCAATACTCAAGGAGTTAGTTATGAGCCTTGGCATTGGAGATTTGAAGGAACTGTTGAGGCCTTAAGAGCTTTTGAAGCAGCTAATAAAAGAATGCGGCTAGAAAAAAACCTTAAAAGTAAATAGATCTTTTTCGAAAAAGTAACTCATATTGAGATATTCTTCCTTCTTATGCATAAAAGCTCTTTCATTTTTAAAGAGCTTTGTTTTTCATGATTTCTAATCAACAAGCTCTTCGGAATATAGCAATCGTTGCTCATGTTGATCATGGAAAAACGACGCTTGTCGATGCTCTGCTTGGTCAATCAGGAATATTCAGGGATAACGAAGCTGTTCCTACATGCGTAATGGATTCAAATGATTTGGAACGTGAAAGAGGTATAACCATACTTTCAAAAAACACTGCAGTTATATATAACGATACGAGGATCAATATTGTAGATACCCCTGGGCATGCTGATTTCGGAGGAGAAGTAGAACGAGTGCTTGGAATGGTTGATGGTTGCTTGTTGATTGTTGATGCTAACGAAGGCCCAATGCCTCAAACACGTTTTGTACTTAAAAAGGCGCTTGAGCAAGGTTTAAGACCAATTGTTTTTGTTAATAAAATTGATAGAGCAAGAGTTGAACCAGAAACGGCTGTCGACAAGGTTTTAGATCTCTTCCTTGAACTTGGAGCTGATGACGATCAATGTGACTTTCCTTATTTGTTTGGGAGTGGATTAGGAGGTTTTGCTAAGCCGGACATGCAAACGGAAAGTGAGAATATGAAGCCTCTTTTTGATGCGATTATTAGGCATGTTCCACCTCCAATTGGAGATCAGACGAAACCATTGCAATTACAAATTACTTCATTAGATTATTCTGATTTTCTTGGGCGAATAATTATAGGGAGAGTTCACAATGGTGTTATTCGAAGCGGACAAAGGGCTTCATTAATAAAAGAAAGTGGGAAATTAAAACAAGGTAGGATCTCTAAATTAATGGGTTTCGAAGGCCTTCAAAGAATAGATATTGAGGAAGCATATGCAGGAAATATAGTTGCAGTCTCTGGCTTTGATGATGTGAATATTGGGGAGACTATTGCTTGCCCAGATGAGCCTAAAGCTTTACCACTTATTAAAGTTGATGAACCTACTCTGCAGATGACATTTGTTGTCAATGATTCTCCTTTTGCTGGTAAAGAAGGAAAATTTGTAACAAGCAGGCAATTAAGAGAAAGACTATTTAAAGAATTGCTTACCAATGTTGCTTTACGTGTTGAAGAAACAGATTCTCCTGATCGCTTTGCTGTTTGTGGTAGAGGAGAGCTGCATTTAGGAATATTAATTGAAACCATGCGAAGAGAAGGCTATGAATTTCAGGTTTCTCAACCTCAAGTGATTTTCCGTACGATTGAAGATACCCTCTGTGAACCATTAGAAACTTTGGTCTTAGATGTACCAGAAATATCAGTTGGGACATGTATAGAAAAGCTTGGTTCTAGAAGAAGTGAAATGCAAAATATGATAAATACAAATGATGGAAGAACTCAATTGGAATTTCTTATTCCATCAAGAGGTTTAATTGGTTTCAGAGGAGAATTTATAAGAGCCACTAGAGGAGAAGGGATTATGAGCCATTCGTTTTTTGAATATCGACCAATGGTGGGGGAGTTTGAGTCCAGAAGAAATGGCGTATTAATTTCTTTTGAGGAAGGAGTCTCAACCTTTTATGCCTTGAAAAACGCAGAGGATAGAGGGCAATTCTTTATTGAACCCGGAACAAAGGTTTATAAAGGAATGATTATTGGTGAACATAATAGACAGCAAGATCTAGAAATTAATATATGCAAATCAAAGCAACTTACTAACATGAGATCTGCTGGAGCTGAAGAGCTAGATACTTTGCAGTCACCGATTGATATAACATTAGAAAGAGCATTGGAATATATAGGCCCTGGTGAAATGTTAGAAGTAACCCCAGAATCAATAAGATTAAGAAAGATGCCTAGCAAGAAATATAATAAACGTTAGTATTTTATGGATAGATAGAAGCTTTGTTGGAAAACGAACTAGAGTTTAAAAACGCAATTGATTTGTTTAATGATCATGAGTGGTATTTAGCTCATGATGCTTTAGAGGAGATTTGGCATAATACTATTGGTAGAGAAAGAATAACTATTCAAGCGATATTGCAAATAGCTGTAGCACAGGTTCACCTTTCTAATGATAATTTAAAAGGAGCAACTATTCTTTATGGTGAAGGATTAGGGAGACTT is a window of Prochlorococcus marinus subsp. marinus str. CCMP1375 DNA encoding:
- a CDS encoding DUF309 domain-containing protein, giving the protein MLENELEFKNAIDLFNDHEWYLAHDALEEIWHNTIGRERITIQAILQIAVAQVHLSNDNLKGATILYGEGLGRLKSTGIPTLGLDIENLTEIVEQRLKILQEGRDVFNVSEPKLLKR
- a CDS encoding NADPH-dependent assimilatory sulfite reductase hemoprotein subunit, yielding MTTENIQSEDIKDPELFPCIANGQDRSKFEQFKADSNYLKEPLASELKNESNHFSNDAVQLLKFHGSYQQDNRENRKKGLDKDWQMMLRLRSPGGYIPAELFVALDDLSNRFGNKTLRATTRQAFQMHGIRKENLKEVISTIVKSMGSTLAACGDINRNVMAPAAPYNKGGYPAARKLANEIADLLIPLTAEGTYLELWADGDLTYKICPSKKVQDTRKQQFSKGLFSGDSQEPLYGSTYLPRKFKCAVTVPGDNSVDLLTHDIGLVAFTKNNGELKGCNVYVGGGMGRIHNTETTFARIADPLGYIDAKDVLSLVQSILTLQRDFGNRKLRKNARMKYLLHNKGLKWFKNKLISKYFFKGLQEIHPEPTTRLKDYLGWNKQSKGLYFVGIPLISGRLSGDIKEIIRCVVEKYQLEIRLTPNQDLLLCNIGNYQVSSIKKELAGINIPAPSSMNDISRHAIACPALPLCGLAITEAERFLPELINRIDIQLKKLKIQKSILLRMTGCPNGCARPYMAELALVGSGVNQYQLWLGGSPNLQRLAKPYLQKMHIDKLEATLEPLFINWKQNSLETSFGDYISSLSDQLIMDLLSDSSTAP
- a CDS encoding M15 family metallopeptidase, with the protein product MPEELYCLKPHAYQSLGAPYGDLASPWMLRQDVIRRLLIAQGYLQKIEPQFCLALFDCWRPIRVQKFMYEYAINQECISRGIDRFESAGSSELKDVIESVATFWALPSLDKSMPPPHSTGGAVDLTIATKDGVSLEMGGQIDCMGPISRPDYYFEAAHSNRDSSAHLWHSRRMILLDVMKRSGFVQHPHEWWHFSYGDQLWAWSNNSQAGFYGAVDESDSKSIIN
- a CDS encoding M15 family metallopeptidase yields the protein MSGGESSGSNNSSEIPLARRFKPVRGVSSARYRYLMFGSIFLTLFSVFITIKLKPVVKNSAVLTEGQANNNLSQEELLLGHFPYPEALITDLIAVYPGLKVHKDTYSALKKMRAAAAADGIYLTALSGFRSIDLQREIFYENKSIRNQIAIERAKVSAPPGYSEHSTGYAIDLGDGDMRETDFEVSFEETPAFSWLQRNAAKYHFVLSFPKGNTQGVSYEPWHWRFEGTVEALRAFEAANKRMRLEKNLKSK
- the chlP gene encoding geranylgeranyl reductase gives rise to the protein MLRVAVIGGGPSGSCTAEILAKAGIKTWIFERKLDNAKPCGGAIPLCMVSEFELPDSIIDRKVRNMRMISPSNREVDISLDKVYGETENEYIGMCRREVMDAFMRNRAAELGAILVNGLVTKIETGTNRQGPYTLNYSDYSSGDAKGEAKTLEVDLIVGADGANSRVAKAMDAGDYNVAIAFQERIKLPEKEMSYYEDLAEMYVGTDVSPDFYGWVFPKFDHVAVGTGTMQKNQALIKDLQEGVRERAQKRLVNGEVIKVEAHPIPEHPRPRRVVGRMALVGDAAGYVTKSSGEGIYFAAKSGRMCAEEIVSASQGGSKIPTEDDLKKYIKKWDKKYGATYKVLEILQNIFYSNDGAREAFVEMCDDIDVQRLTFDSYLYKTVVAMKPLQQLKLTFMTLGSVLRGRALAPKSYKPVPSTVRGDEEVNKMLAVSTIKGGIKVGKKKVK
- the glyS gene encoding glycine--tRNA ligase subunit beta, which encodes MSNFLLEIGTEELPADFARLAISQLEELVQNDLKQNRIQYELIRCSSTPRRIFVIVNNLASSSDDFVEERKGPPATKAFKNGCPTPAAEGFAKRYGLLVEDLEIRETVKGPFVFGKVVEKGGPSKDLLVDLIPNWINSIQGKRFMRWGSGDSRFSRPVRWLVALLDDNEIKVKLPDTDPEILSGRLSRGHRLVSNEILIESSGEYFEILRGAGVIVDREERLDLIKSLVEKSSLEVNATADLTSKLLNELTDLVELPYLIRGEFNESFLELPAEVLSTVMQVHQRYIPLYKNDDEVDPLALEAKGILTPFFLCICNGLPQSKDLIKEGNERVLKARFADAKFFINADRGLSSTSRTDQLKNVTFADGLGSLYDRVKRIEWLAELFIKTVNFPEGNSNFLRKASSLCKHDLVSHMVGEFPELQGIIGAKYLLAEGESREVALAVLEQYLPRGYADKLPESFVGSALALIERIELLLSIYSKGERPSGSSDPYALRRAGNGVLQIIWNKEWKINLLELLTISSSYWLKLFPSFKVDEENLLSDLLDFFHQRIVSLLEESSIDVDIIQAVAGETIPHERLLADPTDVFERVTLLQQMRTSKKLSAVQSVVNRASKLAEKGTLNTDVLSASNVVDPSLFESQSENSMLEVINSLEPIAISNSPDRYMKLAEGLAFGSKALAEFFDGEQSVMVMTTNKSIRENRLNLLSVLRNQAQLIADFNLITH
- the recG gene encoding ATP-dependent DNA helicase RecG, which gives rise to MVEQYKDRKKQNSLELRDQQINALNNWVRLLQKALTVEAENGFKNIHGRAEHFNSFLSREIKEFKSPLLSNEIDKKLTLFAKSFDDYPTSDLPIKRRLIIDARQLLYRLSKEYQIKDIPSPPKLRMSDSQSTANDIRQHLRIDSPLGEVKGVGTKMCECFAALNLFVIKDLLFHYPRDYVDYSSLKRIFSLVPGETTTIIATIRRSNSYTSPRNQNLSILELHLEDMTGRIKISKFFIGRRFSKRSFLKKQESLYPKGTIVAVSGLVKGNSYGKSFNDPLIEVLEHKQALLKSQTIGRILPIYQLTDGLKADRLRQIVHSVIPLALDLEDPLPVNTRESLSLLDKGEAIKQIHRPRNQEYLKKAKRRLVFDEFLFLQLGLLKRRLELGKCKAPSLFINKEREGFTEQFLKLLPFALTNSQQQVLTQIESDIAMSKPMSRLVQGDVGCGKTVVAIAALLRAVESGWQGAFMAPTEVLAQQHYLTLCKWLPQLHVTVELLTGSTAAKERKRIFADLSNGNLKIIVGTHALIEESVSFRRLGLVVVDEQHRFGVNQRNLLLNKGLHPHLLTMTATPIPRTLALSIHGDLDVSQINELPPGRTPIETQLMPSSERYQAYEAIKEQLDIGSQAYVVLPLVDESEKLELRSAIDVYHELSSEILSEYKVGLLHGRMHSSEKKGIINKFVNKEIEVLVSTTVVEVGVDVPEATMMVIDHADRFGLAQLHQLRGRVGRGTKDSKCILIDTAKSLASKNRLEVLVNSHDGFEISEIDLRLRGPGQVLGTRQSGLPDFALANLVNDETILESAREEAEKILKSDPDLIQNKLLKIMLDDYWNRLVTKTQLN
- the typA gene encoding translational GTPase TypA, whose amino-acid sequence is MISNQQALRNIAIVAHVDHGKTTLVDALLGQSGIFRDNEAVPTCVMDSNDLERERGITILSKNTAVIYNDTRINIVDTPGHADFGGEVERVLGMVDGCLLIVDANEGPMPQTRFVLKKALEQGLRPIVFVNKIDRARVEPETAVDKVLDLFLELGADDDQCDFPYLFGSGLGGFAKPDMQTESENMKPLFDAIIRHVPPPIGDQTKPLQLQITSLDYSDFLGRIIIGRVHNGVIRSGQRASLIKESGKLKQGRISKLMGFEGLQRIDIEEAYAGNIVAVSGFDDVNIGETIACPDEPKALPLIKVDEPTLQMTFVVNDSPFAGKEGKFVTSRQLRERLFKELLTNVALRVEETDSPDRFAVCGRGELHLGILIETMRREGYEFQVSQPQVIFRTIEDTLCEPLETLVLDVPEISVGTCIEKLGSRRSEMQNMINTNDGRTQLEFLIPSRGLIGFRGEFIRATRGEGIMSHSFFEYRPMVGEFESRRNGVLISFEEGVSTFYALKNAEDRGQFFIEPGTKVYKGMIIGEHNRQQDLEINICKSKQLTNMRSAGAEELDTLQSPIDITLERALEYIGPGEMLEVTPESIRLRKMPSKKYNKR